The following is a genomic window from Nitrospirota bacterium.
ATAAACCTAAAGGGCAGTTGGGGAATGCGGCTAAACAAACCTGCCACGGTTTGTCCTGGCCTTTCATTGTGCTCTCTCTCCCTGATCTCTGTGGTAAAAAGATGTTAACAATAATGTTCACGCATTGATACATTCGAGACGATTCGCAGTTATCTGTGTTCATCTGTGGTTAACGGCTTCTTCCAGGTTAAAGGTTGTCTATGGCGAAAAAACAGCTCCCGGCAAAAGGAAGGTCCTCGGGCAAGGGCGGCAGGTATGAGCGGATCGTGATGATCGGCATCATCGTCGCCCTCGTCGCGATCGTGCTTACGCTGTGGGGCCCGCTCCGCACGTTCCGTACAAAGGAAGGGACGCGGAGCGGTCAGGAAGCAAAAAAAGCAGAGCTTGCCCCGAAAAAACAGGCGCGTCCCGAAGCCGCAGAGAAGAAGGCCGAGAAAAAGGAAAAGCAGTCACGCCCAGGCAGACAGGACGTGAAAGAGGCCGGCAAACGGACTGAACCGACAACCACCAGGGCATCTGAAAAAAGAGCACTCGTAGCCATCGTGATCGATGACCTGGGCCAGGACCTGAAGCCTGCCCGCGAACTGGCCTCTCTCCCGTACAAGATCACCTTCGCAGTGATGCCCGGCCTGCCCCAGTCGCGCACGGTCGCGGAGCTGGCGCGCCAGAACAGCCGCGAAGTCCTGCTCCATCTGCCGATGGAGTACCGCGGCAGGAACGGGAAGACGTCTCCCGGCATGCTGCGGTCCAACATGACGCCCATGGATTTCCTGAACACCCTGACCGACGATCTCGGGACCGTCCCGGGCGCCGTGGGCGTGAACAACCATGAGGGCTCGGTGCTGACGGAGAACAAAGAGGCGATGAAGTTCCTGATGGCGGAGCTCAAGGCCCGCGAGCTCCTGTTCCTCGACAGCTTCACGACCCCCAAAAGCGTGGCCTTTGACACGGCCAGGGAGTTCGGCCTGAAGACGGCGAAGCGCGACGTGTTCCTGGACAACGAGAGCGACAACCAGGAGTCGATCCGGAAGCAGCTCGACGAGCTGGCAAAGGTCGCACGGGAGCACGGACATGCCATCGGCATCGGCCATCCCCACCCGGCGACGATCAGCGAGCTGCGCGCGTGGCTCGACACCGCGACCCGCGAAGGCATCGAGATCGTGCCGGTGTCGAAGCTGATGAATTAAACGGATATCACCGTGGAGAACGCGGAAAAGGCCGGATAGATCAACCACTGTTGATGCATTTGTTGATGCATTCATAAAAGGTCATGAAAGCCGTCTTTGCGAGCGGGCCGAAGCAATCTCGCAGCGCATATCAGCCTTGGCTATCGAGATTGCCGCGTCGCTCCGCTCCTCGCAATGACGGCAAGGGGCTTTTTTCGAGATTATCACCATTTGTCGCAGCTGAACCGCCGCCCGTTTCAAGGCCTTCTCGGTATTCATCTGAGATGATCCTCGGCCGATGATTTTCTCATCCTCTCAACCCGCTGCGGTATAAGGGATTCCTATGCTCACCCTTGGAATAGAAACCTCCTGCGACGAGACCGCGGCGGCAGTGCTGCGGGACCGGACGGTCCTGTCCAACATCGTCTTTTCCCAGACAGACATTCACAAGAAGTACGGGGGCGTCGTACCCGAGCTTGCCTCGCGCGAGCATCTCAGGAACATCATACCAATCATCAGCCAGGCGCTGGACGCCGCTTCGGTATCCCTGGACGATATCGACCTGGTGGCGGTGACCCATGCACCCGGGCTGGTCGGCGCCCTGCTCGTCGGCGTCTCCGCGGCGAAGGCGATCTCCTATGCCCGGGATATTCCGTTCATCGGGGTCCATCACGGAGAGGCGCACATCCTTGCCGCCCACATCGATTATCCGGATATCGGCTATCCCTACCTTGCCCTGCTCGTATCAGGCGGACACACGGCGTTGTACCACGTGAAGGGGCTGGCCGATTACCGCCTCCTCGGTCACACGCGCGACGACGCTGCGGGCGAAGCCTATGACAAGGTCGCCAAGCTGCTCGACCTTGACTACCCGGGGGGGCCCGTGATCGACCGTCTCGCCCAGGAGGGAAACCCCGATGCGATAAGGTTCCCGCGGGGCCATCGCGAGGGCTTCGATTTCAGCTTCAGCGGCCTGAAGACAGCGGTCAGAAATCATATCGCTCTCTTCCGAAGCAGGGACCGCGGCATCGATCCGGCCTTGAACGTGAAGGACGTGTCGGCGAGTTTCCAGGCAGCGGTCGTGGACATGCTCGTGGAGAGAACGATGAAGGGAATTGCAGAGACCAGCGCGGAAAAAATCGTGATCGCCGGCGGCGTCGCGGCCAACAGCTCCCTGCGGAAGCGCATGCAGGAAGAGGCCGGCAAGCGCTCCCTCTCCCTGTACCTCCCCCGTCCCGGCCTCTGCATCGACAACGCCGCCATGGTCGCCCTTGCCGGGTATCTGCATTTTCAGCGGGGCGAACGGTCCGCCCTGGACCTGAATCCGCGCGCTTCAATGCCGCTGGCATGAAAGACGGATAGGACCGCACCCTCCCGCCTCTGTGTTCCTTCCTGGCACCCCAAAATTTCGTAATGGCCGCTTCGGGGACATGCGGGTTTTGGGTAAAGCTTTTAGCCTTCCCATGCGAACATTCCCGTCATGCGACCGAGTCCGAGGGAAGAGCATTTCGGACTGTCTAAGCCCGAAGGGCGAGTTTCCGAAATGCCCTGAGGACGACCGAGCATTACGGATCAGAATGGTCGCCGGGGGCCCTTCTTTAGCGCCCCCTTTCTTCGGGCAAGCAAGAAAGGGGGCAGTCAGGGGGCCTGAGGGATGTTTAATCCTGCATAACAAATTTTCAAAACGCTGATTCTACCTACGTGAAGGCTAGAAGAACCTCTCTTTCTTAGTCAAGCTCTGGTCCCTTTTGCATTCCCATCAAAATGCCCTGCCCATTCTCATTCCTGCAAACATTTAACCGGGGAGAACTGCGCATATTCAGCGGGTTATGATTTGGCACGGTCGATGCAATATATCGTGCAAGAACGCACGAAAAGGAGGATACACCATGAATACGACCCTTGCAAAAAAAGCAGCTTACCTCGGCGCAGGAGCGGGACTGATGCTCTTCGGGATGTTCGGACTTCTGCCCGGCAGCCTTCTGGGCGGCGCGGCCGGTATCAAAATCGCAGGATTGCTCTTCGGACTTCCGCTCGATCCTGGCGTCTTTTCGAGGGCGATCGTACTGCTGTCCATGCTGGTCGGCGTCATGGTCTCCGGCATCGCCATAGTTACGGCGACATCGACGGCCTGCTGGCTCGCGGGCAATGTACTGCAGTCCACCGTGCGCGGGCACCTGGAAGCGACTGACGTAAAAGCAGGCATCGGGCGCGGGTAAGGGCGAACCGGAAAAAAATCAAAGCTGCGGCGGAGAGGAGACGGTCATGAAGAACGTCACGATAAACACAGGGATGAAGATGGGCGCAACAATCGGCGGGCTGCTCTTTCTGGCGATGGGGATCGTCCCCGGTTTCTACTTCGGGAGCTTCGGCACGCTCATGCTACTCCAGAAGCTGTCGAACGGACCGCTCGAGCCGACGCTCTTCGTCCGGGCGGCGATCGTGACGGGTATCGCGGTCGGGATCGCCTGTGCCGCGGCGATCAGCGTTGTCATGGGCAGCCTCGCGGGCGCGGTCATCGGCTCCGCGGTCTCGGCGCCGGCATCATCAGTGAACAAGGCGGCCGGCGCGGCGTAGACCTTGGCGCGGGACGGGAACTATGGAAAAACGGGCGGGCGCTTCTGCGGCCGCCCTTGCTGTTTACTGCGGTCTCCGGTACGCGGGACGGGAAATAAAAAAAGCCCCGATTCTCATCGGGGCCCTTGATTGGTTTTGTGAATGCGTGTCGTGGATTTAAGCGGTCTTGGATACGTTTGCCGCCTGAAGGCCCTTGGGGCCCTTTACCACCTCGAAGGTAACCTTGTCGCCCTCGTTCAGGGACTTGAAACCATCGCCGGCAATGGCCGAAAAGTGAACGAATACGTCCTCCCCGTTATCCTGCGTGATGAAACCGAACCCCTTGCTGTTGTTGAACCACTTCACTACACCGTTTGCCATTCTTGTTTCTCCTCTTGTTTCTCTTGAAATTGCCCCGGATATCCGGGTTTGTGGATAAAGCATACCGTTTTCTCCATACCTTGTCAAGCCGATAGTACAAAAAATCCTCCGCAGGTCTTCATTGCTTTTGGGTGCGGGTGCGCGTGCGAGTACGCTCGTCCCTCCCCTGTTGGAAGGAACGGGCCTGGTGCATGAAGGCCTCCAGCCGCGTGAGGGACTGGGAGTCGCCCTGGCCTTCATAGGCGAGGTTCAGGAGCGGGATGTTATCATGGTCCTCGCGGACGCGTTTCAGCACCGCCGTGGCGATCGTTCCCGGCATGCACGTGAAGGGCATGACGTTCACGATCCCCGAAACCCCCCGGGATATGTAGTCGATGGCCTTCCCCACGGAGAGCACGGCTTCACCCTCGAAGGAATGGTGGATGTAGGGCCTGGCGCGGTCCAGCGTCTTTTCGATGCTCGGCTCATGCAGGCTCCGGAAGCTGCCGTTGAAGCCACGGAGCAGACGCCGCTCCTCGCGGTGCTGGACGTGGCCCGTGAGATAGGCCCGGAACAGGCTTTTCCAGGACCGGCTCATCGCGGCCGAGACCTTGGCGGTCGCCGTGATGTACAGGAGCCATTCGGACACCGGGGCCACCCAGGCCTCGCCGCCCAGCCGCTCGATTTGGCGCACCACCTCTTCGTTGCTGAAGCGGTTGGACCGGACGTAGATCTCGCCGACGACTCCGATCACGGGCTTTGCCGGGCCGTGCGCATCGATCGCGCTGAACTCCGCGCAGGCCTCGCGCAGCACGGGCAGAAGGTCGTCGCGGCCTTCGATCGCCTTGACCACCCGGGCAAGCGCCGTCCGGTACACGCGGTCTGCGGCGCCCGCCTCCTTCTCGTAGGGCCGACGCTCCCAGAGCGCCTTCTGGAGCATGTCCACGGCCAGGGCGCCCCGCCAGCTCATGATGACGAAATTCCGGTCCAGCGCGCGCACGTCGTCATGGAGCGACTCGTCCTGCATCGGCGAGAGGATCTCCACCTGCTCCAGGCCGAGGCCGTCGAGCACCTGCCGGTGGTAGCGGTGGTACTGGCCGAAGCGGCAGGGTCCCTTGCCGGTCGGCATGAAGAAGGCGCTCCGGTCCGGATCGAACCCGGGCCGGCGAGTTGCCTTGATCATGTCTCCCGTCGTAAGGGCCAGGGGATAGCACTCCCTGCCCGAGCTGTGCTGCCTGCCGATGCGCACCGTTTCCTCGTCGGATTCGGGCAGCACCTCGGCGTCGACGCCGCAGGACCGGAATGCCGCGGCGAGGGCGTGGGCGTGGTCGGCCATGGGCGGAAGATAGACCTTCTTCCTGCTGAGCTCGCCCTTTCCGCCGGGGGCCGCGCGCGGGGCGCGGGGCGGCGGGGTTGCCCCTGCCCGGGAAAGGCTGTCCAGGAAGGCCTCAATCCGGGTGATCGCCCCCGCGTCGGCGCTGTGCTCGTCGATCTCGAGCTGCAGGAAGGGCTTGCCCGCCATCTCCTGCCTGAAGAAGTGCGTGATGAACGAGTCCGGGCCGCAGCCGAAGTTCGTTATATAGACGGGAAAGAGCTGCGGATGCTCCCGGATGATCCGCGCCGCTGCCAGGATCTTCTGGCCCGACCGCCAGTACATGTTGCCATGGCCGGACAGGTCGACGCCGGCGAGCGGCAGATAGTCCATGGGGATCGCCTGGACCCCGAGGTCCCGGATCTTTCCGGCCAGATTCATGTTCATGCCGGGATCGCAGGTGTTATAGCTCCTGCCGACGAGCACGAGCGCGCGTTCGCCCGGCTTCAGGCCTGCAAGGACCGCGCGGCCACGCTCAGCCGCTGACCTCAGAAATTCCTCTTGCGCTTCCTGCGCCCGTCGCTGCGCGCGCCGCGCCGCGTCGCCGCTCCTGCCGAGCATCGACGCCAGCTCCCGCATGCTCCTGCCGAAGTTCCGTTCATCCTGCAGGTGGAGGACGGGTTCGATCACCTGCATGCGGCCGTACCGGACCGATGCGCGCGCAACGTAGGGAAGCGCCTGGGCATAGGGGCATGCCTGCGCGTTCTGCGCGTGGCCGTGCGTTTCGGGGAAACGGACGAAGCTCGGCAGGAACAGGACGTCCACGCCCCGGTCGACCAGGTGCTGGACGTGGCCGAGGGCGACCTTGGCGGGAAAGCAGGTCTCCGCGACGGTCAGCTCGAGCGCCCCGTTGATCAGTGAGCGGTTCGTCGGGTCCGAGAGGACGACCCGGTAGCCGAGCTCGGCAAAGAACGTCCGCCAGAAGGGAAGAAAGTCGTTCACATAGAGCGCACGGGGTACGCCGATGACGGGTGCGTCCGGCCGGAGCGGCCCCGAGGCAGGCTCCTTCAGGAGCAAACGCTCGCGCTCCGCGAACAGGTCCGGTACGCCCGCCGCGCCGGAGGACTTCCTCTTGACATCGTATTTTTCGCAGCGGCTTCCGTAGAAGAGCGGTTTTTCTCCCGTAAAGCTCACGCGCCGGATGTCGCAGCGGTTCGCGCACTCCGCGCACGCGAAGGTCGTGACCGTGTAGGCGCGGCTGCTCAGGTCGAAGCCCTTGAACGTGCTCCTTCCTGTGCCTTCACGCATGGCGATGATGGCCGCGCCGATCGCGCCCGTGACCTCGTGGTGCGGCGGCACCGTGACCGGCCTGCCCGTGATGATCTCGAAGGCCGAGACGACGGCCCGGTTCGCCGCGACGCCGCCCTGAAAGAAAATGCGGTCCCCGATGCGCTTGCCGGCGACCACCTTGTTCAGGTAGTTCTGGACAATGGAGTAGGCGAGCCCCGCGGTCAGTTCCTCCACGCCCGAGCCCGTGTTCATGGCATGGACCAGGTCCGACTCGATGAAGACGGTGCAGCGCTCGCCGAAGCGGCAGGGCGACGCCGCACGGAACGCCCGGTCCTCGAACTCACCCCTGATCCGGATGCCCAGACGCTCTGCCTGCTCCTCCAGGAACGAGCCGGTGCCCGCGGCGCAGGCCTTGTTCATCTCGAAATCCACGACAGCCCCGTCGCGGAGGCTGATGAACTTCGAGTCCTGGCCGCCGATCTCGAAAATAGTGTCGACCAGAGGATCGATGGCGGCCGCGGCCGTTGCCTGGGCCGTGATCTCGTTGCGGACCACGTCGGCGCCTATCATATCGCCCGTGAGATAGCGGCCCGAGCCCGTGGTCCCCGCGCCCAGGATCCTCACCCGCGATCCGATCTCGGCGCCGACCTCGGCGAGCCCCTGCTTGACGGCTTCGATGGGCCTGCCCGCAGTTGGCAGATAGCGCTTGGAAAGCACCTGCATCTTCGCATTGATGACGACCACGTTCGTCGAGACCGAGCCGACATCAACGCCGAGATAGGCATCGATCAGGCCGTCCTTCCCGGGCACCGCGTCATGGTCCGGGTTCGGCAGGATGCCGCGGGGGCGGGCAAGCTGTGTTGCGCTGGTCCGGGCCGGGCTGCCCAGACCGTCCAGGAAGGCGGCAAAGGCGGCAAAACCGCGATAGGGAACCCTCTGGTCAGGCTGCTGCATGACCGTGAGGGCCGCGCCGATTGCCCCGGAGGTGCTGAAATGGGGGGGGACGAGGAGATCGGCCCCGGAGAGGCCGAGCACTTCGCGGAAAGCGCGGCCCATGCCGGGATTGGCCGCCACTCCGCCCAGGAACAGGAGCGGAGCCGGGAACTTCTTCCCCTTGCCGACGGTCGCCTTGAAGTTCCTCGCCATGGCAAAGCAGAGCCCGGCGACGATATCGAAATCCGGAGTGGCGATCTGCTGGAGATGGATCATGTCGCTCTTGGCGAACACGCTGCATCTGCCGGCGAGGCGGGGGGGCGTTCCGGATTTAAGGGCGAGTGCGCCGAACTCTTCGATGGTGAGATGGAGGCGCGAGGCCTGCTGGTCGAGGAACGAGCCGGTGCCCGCGGCGCAGGCGCTGTTCATGGAGAAGTCCTCGATCCTGGCACCGCCGGACCGGGCGTCCCGCGCGAGGTTGATGAGCTTGGCGTCCTCTCCGCCCATCTCGATGATTGTTCTGGCTGCCGGATGGAATTGTCCCGCGAAGCAGGACTGGGCAAGGACCTCGTTGATGA
Proteins encoded in this region:
- a CDS encoding cold-shock protein; the protein is MANGVVKWFNNSKGFGFITQDNGEDVFVHFSAIAGDGFKSLNEGDKVTFEVVKGPKGLQAANVSKTA
- a CDS encoding divergent polysaccharide deacetylase family protein; amino-acid sequence: MAKKQLPAKGRSSGKGGRYERIVMIGIIVALVAIVLTLWGPLRTFRTKEGTRSGQEAKKAELAPKKQARPEAAEKKAEKKEKQSRPGRQDVKEAGKRTEPTTTRASEKRALVAIVIDDLGQDLKPARELASLPYKITFAVMPGLPQSRTVAELARQNSREVLLHLPMEYRGRNGKTSPGMLRSNMTPMDFLNTLTDDLGTVPGAVGVNNHEGSVLTENKEAMKFLMAELKARELLFLDSFTTPKSVAFDTAREFGLKTAKRDVFLDNESDNQESIRKQLDELAKVAREHGHAIGIGHPHPATISELRAWLDTATREGIEIVPVSKLMN
- a CDS encoding acyl-CoA dehydratase activase translates to MKNKVFLGIDIGSVSIKTALIDGSRAVLSETYTRIKGDAPAALARELEGLFSVIPEDRVAAAGITGSGGKQAAGALGARFINEVLAQSCFAGQFHPAARTIIEMGGEDAKLINLARDARSGGARIEDFSMNSACAAGTGSFLDQQASRLHLTIEEFGALALKSGTPPRLAGRCSVFAKSDMIHLQQIATPDFDIVAGLCFAMARNFKATVGKGKKFPAPLLFLGGVAANPGMGRAFREVLGLSGADLLVPPHFSTSGAIGAALTVMQQPDQRVPYRGFAAFAAFLDGLGSPARTSATQLARPRGILPNPDHDAVPGKDGLIDAYLGVDVGSVSTNVVVINAKMQVLSKRYLPTAGRPIEAVKQGLAEVGAEIGSRVRILGAGTTGSGRYLTGDMIGADVVRNEITAQATAAAAIDPLVDTIFEIGGQDSKFISLRDGAVVDFEMNKACAAGTGSFLEEQAERLGIRIRGEFEDRAFRAASPCRFGERCTVFIESDLVHAMNTGSGVEELTAGLAYSIVQNYLNKVVAGKRIGDRIFFQGGVAANRAVVSAFEIITGRPVTVPPHHEVTGAIGAAIIAMREGTGRSTFKGFDLSSRAYTVTTFACAECANRCDIRRVSFTGEKPLFYGSRCEKYDVKRKSSGAAGVPDLFAERERLLLKEPASGPLRPDAPVIGVPRALYVNDFLPFWRTFFAELGYRVVLSDPTNRSLINGALELTVAETCFPAKVALGHVQHLVDRGVDVLFLPSFVRFPETHGHAQNAQACPYAQALPYVARASVRYGRMQVIEPVLHLQDERNFGRSMRELASMLGRSGDAARRAQRRAQEAQEEFLRSAAERGRAVLAGLKPGERALVLVGRSYNTCDPGMNMNLAGKIRDLGVQAIPMDYLPLAGVDLSGHGNMYWRSGQKILAAARIIREHPQLFPVYITNFGCGPDSFITHFFRQEMAGKPFLQLEIDEHSADAGAITRIEAFLDSLSRAGATPPPRAPRAAPGGKGELSRKKVYLPPMADHAHALAAAFRSCGVDAEVLPESDEETVRIGRQHSSGRECYPLALTTGDMIKATRRPGFDPDRSAFFMPTGKGPCRFGQYHRYHRQVLDGLGLEQVEILSPMQDESLHDDVRALDRNFVIMSWRGALAVDMLQKALWERRPYEKEAGAADRVYRTALARVVKAIEGRDDLLPVLREACAEFSAIDAHGPAKPVIGVVGEIYVRSNRFSNEEVVRQIERLGGEAWVAPVSEWLLYITATAKVSAAMSRSWKSLFRAYLTGHVQHREERRLLRGFNGSFRSLHEPSIEKTLDRARPYIHHSFEGEAVLSVGKAIDYISRGVSGIVNVMPFTCMPGTIATAVLKRVREDHDNIPLLNLAYEGQGDSQSLTRLEAFMHQARSFQQGRDERTRTRTRTQKQ
- the tsaD gene encoding tRNA (adenosine(37)-N6)-threonylcarbamoyltransferase complex transferase subunit TsaD, producing MLTLGIETSCDETAAAVLRDRTVLSNIVFSQTDIHKKYGGVVPELASREHLRNIIPIISQALDAASVSLDDIDLVAVTHAPGLVGALLVGVSAAKAISYARDIPFIGVHHGEAHILAAHIDYPDIGYPYLALLVSGGHTALYHVKGLADYRLLGHTRDDAAGEAYDKVAKLLDLDYPGGPVIDRLAQEGNPDAIRFPRGHREGFDFSFSGLKTAVRNHIALFRSRDRGIDPALNVKDVSASFQAAVVDMLVERTMKGIAETSAEKIVIAGGVAANSSLRKRMQEEAGKRSLSLYLPRPGLCIDNAAMVALAGYLHFQRGERSALDLNPRASMPLA